In Methanothrix sp., a genomic segment contains:
- the ribC gene encoding riboflavin synthase has translation MKRIGIADTTFARVDMARAAMSTIKREASVQIVRYTVPGIKDLPVAAKRLLDEQGCDIVIALGMPGSAEKDKMCAHEASSGLIMAQLMTNKHILEVFVHEDEAQDERTLAWLAERRTAEHAINALHLLFNPGMLTRLAGTGQRQGYEDAGPLEGGAGGYLGH, from the coding sequence ATGAAACGCATCGGCATTGCCGACACCACCTTCGCCCGGGTGGATATGGCCCGGGCGGCTATGAGCACCATCAAGAGGGAGGCCTCAGTCCAGATCGTCCGCTACACCGTCCCCGGGATCAAAGATCTCCCTGTGGCGGCCAAGAGGCTGCTGGATGAGCAGGGTTGCGATATCGTCATCGCCCTCGGCATGCCCGGCTCAGCGGAGAAGGATAAGATGTGCGCCCATGAGGCCTCCAGCGGCCTGATCATGGCCCAGCTCATGACCAACAAGCACATCCTGGAGGTCTTCGTGCACGAGGACGAGGCGCAGGATGAGAGGACTTTGGCCTGGCTGGCGGAAAGACGCACAGCAGAGCATGCCATAAATGCCCTCCACCTGCTTTTCAATCCCGGGATGCTCACCCGGCTGGCAGGGACTGGACAGCGGCAGGGCTATGAGGACGCCGGCCCCCTTGAGGGCGGTGCAGGCGGATATCTGGGCCATTGA